One window from the genome of Oscillospiraceae bacterium encodes:
- a CDS encoding YIP1 family protein: protein MMKKFARILIIALCLATAFSVAAAAIVPYTSYTYDLERWMLESPHAYVPDRVIDSKFMGLVTPLNDPTDMFIDDTGNVYIADAKNNRIVICDGNYKPFMFLDTFVNSEGVLDELTTPSGIFVNEKYIYVADTDNYRIVVFERNTGKFVRIFEEPKGDVFPENHIYKPVALAVDHADRMYVIGANTHYGVIALNSDGVFTGFLGAQTASLNAWEIFWMMIQTKEQKANQKSVVPTEYNNITIDQSGFIYVTTNTVDEGALISAIEGKSKAGTYMPVKMLNPKGDDVMTRSGFYPPAGELLWFFANTNGQSAGVSSIIDVALGPDGMWSIVDSNRQKIYTYDHDGKLLFVFGEKGTQIGQLQSVSSICYKGTDLLAMDKTTDSITVYKRTDYGDFIAAALQNNTERNYNSAVDYWKELLQRNANFDQAYIGIGDSLYREGKYQEAFEYYEVTYSVQKCSDSFKNIRKQWIEKYILIIPAVIILVVLLLSKFFKYANKVNKAGQVMKEKRTLKEAVLYGFHVIFHPFDGFWDLKHEKRGNLKGAIFIIAFTVVAFIYQGLGKAFIFSPYNQGINFFGEILSVLTPYFLWSLANWCLTTLFDGEGSFKDICIATAYSMLPLPLMIIPATLLTNVITIEEASLVNLFVQIAYIWMGFLLFFGMMVTHDYSLSKNILTSLGTLVGMAFIMFVGVLFSGLLAKLFQFFYNIYVELSYRM from the coding sequence ATGATGAAAAAATTTGCTAGAATCCTTATAATTGCTTTATGCCTGGCAACGGCATTTTCCGTCGCCGCTGCGGCAATAGTACCATATACTTCATATACATATGATTTGGAAAGATGGATGCTTGAAAGCCCGCACGCATATGTTCCGGATCGTGTAATTGATTCTAAATTTATGGGTCTGGTCACTCCGCTCAATGATCCGACTGATATGTTCATCGATGATACTGGAAATGTATATATCGCCGACGCAAAAAATAACAGAATCGTAATATGCGACGGTAACTACAAACCGTTTATGTTTCTCGACACATTTGTCAACAGCGAAGGAGTACTCGATGAGCTGACAACGCCGTCAGGAATATTCGTAAATGAGAAGTATATTTATGTTGCGGATACGGACAATTACAGGATCGTTGTTTTTGAACGCAACACCGGAAAATTTGTACGTATTTTCGAGGAACCGAAGGGTGATGTTTTTCCGGAAAACCATATATACAAGCCTGTCGCTCTCGCGGTTGACCATGCGGATAGAATGTATGTAATAGGTGCAAATACCCATTATGGTGTAATAGCATTGAATTCAGACGGAGTATTCACGGGATTTCTCGGAGCACAGACAGCCTCTCTTAACGCGTGGGAAATATTCTGGATGATGATTCAGACAAAGGAACAGAAAGCCAACCAGAAAAGCGTTGTTCCTACAGAATATAACAATATTACCATAGATCAAAGCGGCTTTATTTATGTAACAACAAATACTGTAGATGAAGGAGCTTTGATCAGCGCAATAGAAGGCAAATCTAAAGCAGGAACATATATGCCGGTGAAAATGTTAAATCCGAAGGGTGACGATGTAATGACCCGTTCCGGATTTTACCCGCCGGCGGGCGAGCTGCTTTGGTTTTTCGCAAACACGAACGGACAATCTGCGGGTGTCTCAAGCATCATCGATGTTGCTCTCGGCCCTGACGGGATGTGGAGTATTGTCGACTCGAATCGTCAGAAGATATACACCTATGACCACGATGGAAAGCTTCTGTTCGTTTTCGGTGAAAAGGGAACTCAGATAGGTCAGCTTCAAAGCGTTTCGTCTATATGCTACAAAGGGACCGATCTTCTTGCAATGGATAAGACGACGGACTCTATTACAGTATATAAACGTACAGATTACGGTGATTTCATAGCAGCTGCTCTCCAAAACAATACAGAGAGAAACTATAATTCTGCTGTAGACTACTGGAAGGAACTGCTTCAGAGAAACGCGAACTTTGATCAGGCTTACATCGGAATCGGCGATTCGCTTTACAGAGAAGGAAAATATCAGGAAGCATTCGAATATTATGAGGTTACTTACTCGGTTCAGAAATGTTCCGATTCCTTCAAAAATATTCGGAAACAATGGATAGAAAAATATATACTCATTATACCGGCGGTTATAATTTTAGTAGTGCTGTTGTTATCAAAATTCTTTAAATATGCTAACAAGGTTAATAAAGCCGGTCAGGTAATGAAGGAAAAGAGAACACTGAAAGAAGCCGTGCTTTACGGATTCCATGTGATTTTCCATCCTTTCGACGGATTCTGGGATTTAAAGCATGAAAAACGCGGTAATTTAAAAGGTGCTATTTTCATTATTGCTTTTACCGTAGTTGCATTTATATACCAGGGGCTTGGAAAGGCATTTATTTTCAGTCCTTACAATCAGGGAATTAACTTCTTCGGCGAAATTCTTTCTGTTTTAACACCGTATTTCCTTTGGTCACTTGCCAACTGGTGTCTTACGACTTTATTTGACGGCGAAGGAAGCTTCAAAGATATATGTATCGCCACGGCATATTCAATGCTGCCGCTGCCGTTAATGATCATACCGGCGACTCTTTTGACAAATGTCATAACTATTGAAGAAGCATCGCTTGTCAATCTCTTCGTACAGATAGCATATATATGGATGGGATTCCTGTTATTCTTCGGAATGATGGTGACACACGATTATTCACTATCAAAGAATATCCTTACATCTCTCGGCACACTTGTTGGAATGGCGTTTATCATGTTCGTCGGAGTTCTTTTCTCAGGACTTCTCGCGAAGCTCTTCCAGTTCTTTTATAACATTTATGTCGAGCTCTCATACCGAATGTAA